TCCAAAGTCTAAACCCAGACCAGGATTAACTGATTCTGATGTTGCGGTTGTGTCACTATCTCAAACTCATTCTTTATTTTACCTCCTGCAGAGTTTTACGGAAAAGATGCACCCTACAATGCCCTGGTCGGCAAGGACTCTACCCGGGCTGTAGCTAAGATGTCCCTGGACCCGGCGGACCTGACATCAGATACTGTGAGTTCAGTGTGCACGCCTACAGGCAAATTATCTGTTCACCACTtcactgacagtgtgtgtcagtgttaacTCCCATGGGTGGAGAGCACCGACATCCGACTCCTGAGTGTCTGCTGCAAAACAACATTGTTAAGATATATAACCACAAACTGACGAAGAGCTTCAGTGTGATGGACTTGCAATCTTTAAATCAGAGTTTAGAAAGAAATATTCAACACAAAGACCGACACAAGGCATAAACAGGTAACTTCCACGTCTTACCTGTTTATATTCTCCTCACCATGATGATCCAGTGGGCAAATAGAGGATCTTTATCGATATTATAGGAAATTATAGTTCCACTCTCTGATACAACTCCTGTCTGAATGTGAGTGAATTGTCttgttgtaaacatgttgtgttgtaaatatataatCTGTTCTCAGGTCTCTGTTGCTAAAGAAATATTCATCTCAATGAGATTTTAGTATCTAGAGTAATCTAATGCAAACGTGCATCGTTTACTCcctaaaataataatgactttATTCATATAGTATCTTTTAAAACCAAAGTTACAAAGTGTTTCACTTGATTAAACTACCTGCATGAAATAACATCAGTTAAAGCGACATCGAgttggtatttttgcaatttagagCATCTGGAGTcataaatatgttcagctgtactcgagtatttgttctgattacattacttatgatcaaaatcTAGTCAGTCGCCAattttgctaacagccaatcatcatccaggtccccagcagcagctgatctcactgactagtccagcagcagtcagcccagctcggcgtctgtctttcagccttttatttcaccaagctctcaccaaccactaaaagtcagtcccacatttactctttaGCTCGGtaactctctccttttctcttcttagcttcctctgtcaacctcctcttcactctcttctcctctgccattatgtccatagaggctgctgagctgctCACATTCCTCCGTCCCCCGGGcttgtaaacctcctcttcttcttcttcccggtggtccaaaacttcTGTGGTTCAAACACTAaaactcccccagtgctctgagctcacagtccggtcagctcggctaacaaactgagctaacagcagctacagttggcagcagtttacttcactgtccatcaggaaactctgtaaatcacagagagttaagGCGGATCAAGCAGTAACACcttaaaatcaattaaaaaacttACAGCGGAGTACAGCATGGATTCAGTTTAATATGGTCACTTAGTGCGTGTTAATAGTCTGGCAGCAATGTTTTATATCTGCCGCAGTCTTTGGATATCAAGTCTGCTGACACCAGAGTAAAGttcactgcagcagaaaaaaggGAGCATGCATGACGTTTCCAagtctgcagaggaaacaatgaCCCAATCTTTGTTAGCTGTCGCAGCCCAGTAAGGACTGTAGTCACCTGAGCATCGAAGGACAACTCTGAATCCAAAATAACCCCAAGGTTGTGGGCTCCTTTATGAACATTATTAGACGAAGGTACACAGATGAGAGGAGAGGTTATTAATGCTGCTGGTGCTCGGTCCGCAGGGGGCAATCATAGTAACATCAGAGTCAGAGATATTCAATCACAAGTTTTTAATTTCAGAGAGGCAGGACATGATACAGGATATGTATGATACCAGGTGTGTCATCCAAGAACCTTACATATCTACAGAGGTCTTTAATCGTCTAACCGTCATGTTTCTACATAGCTTCTCCTGCACGGTTAGAAGGGAAGGTgaaccactagatggcactacATCccacacaccggacctttaaacattaaaataaatgtaaatgataataTAATCGAGTCATGTCCAAGTGACAGTTGTTGTTTCCCACCTTTACCTCCACAGACCGGCCTCACTGAAGAGCAGCTGAAGTCTCTGGACAGCGTGTTTGAAGGCACGTACAAATCAAAGTATCCCATCGTGGGTTACACGGCGTCGCGAATCCTCAACGAGGACGGGAGCCCCAACAAAGACTTCAGACCGGAGGACCAGCCTCATTTTCGAATCAAAGATGAGTTTTAATCTCATTTTACCTCTTTGTAGAACGTTGTTTTAAACAACTTAGCCTTTTGGATCATCTCTCTTTACCTGACTAGAATCAAACGAACAAATGAACTTGaaggaattttatttttattcacttgGACTAAGTGTTTCACTTTATCTTTTAGAGCTTTAAGCTTGCAGGGAATGCAGATAAAACGAACTCTGGTCTGAAGGCTAATTATATCTGATATGTTTTccataaaaacttaattactGACTCCACAGTCGACTCCAAACTAATTGTGATGTCAGAGATTTAAGGTGAACAGTCAAACTCTCCCATCTTCAACATAAAGTACATATGGAAACATGCTCGTGCATCATTCTGCACAGTCAggctgaaatgttgaaaatgaagTCATGAAATACAGATTTAGCTTTAGCCTGATGTACAGCCACTGTGCAGGAGACGTGGTCACAGTGGAAGTCCACACTTGTCAGAGCAATAATGCAACAAATGAAccgaaacacaaagaaagacacaaaaaagtcaaattaaaaatcatCTACCTGTTTAGAAAGGAGGCACTGAGCCGACAGACCAGATCCAGTAAACGCACTCACATCGCCTTGAATTAGATTTTAGTAGATCTGCTGCTAACGAGAGTTACGCCTTTTGAAAGTGATGAATAACTTCATCGTTTAGTCGAGTGTGTTCAAATGTCTCATTCTGTCCAAACCCTCCAAATATGAATCAGTCAGAAGCTGCAGCTTCatgctttaaatgttattatcaAAACTGCCTGTCAATCATCTTCCAGTAATTGATTTTCATATAAAACGTTGTCATTAAATGCACCGattgttactgtaattaaaacCAGTGTGAATGTTTACATGATCAGAATCAGTCACCATCCTGTTTTTGTACAATTATCATTaaagtgtgtaaatatgaaactCCTCAGACTTCGTTTCACTTGAGTTTTAACACGCTGCTCCTATGGATGTTATCTCGATGTCTTTATGGCAGCCCATGACTCACTCGTGTCACTGTCTCAGGCAACATAAATTGTACGTCCGGGCTTATGAAGCCTCGTATGGTTCCGATCAAAGGTCACTTCAGCGGTAAGACAGGTGATTGTTTTTGGGTGGAGCTGTGCGTCTTGTCTCAGGCGTCCCTGCTGGGTGATCGCAGCGGAGGTGAGTCTGTCGGCGTGTTGAACCTCCCACTTCACTGTGAGTGATCTACAGCCGGGTTCAAAGGACGCAAGCCCTGCCCTTGAGTCTGCCAGCGAGAGCGGAGCCGAGTTCTTTATCAGCTGGAGGTTCTGCTGGTAGTCGGCCACTGCAGCCTCGGTCATCCTGGGAAACACTTTGTTCTGCTGGAGCTCGCCCACCAACCTGAGCCAAAATGCCCAAAACGGTAAGACACACTCTGGGTCAATTTGTTGTGATGTGCCCCTGAAACATCCGAATTATGAGGGGGGACGGTTTatagattattattaaaagagCACTGAGTAAAATAAATTTAAGGCTTCATAATGTTTAATAGCTTTGCTCacatctttttctctgtgttcaaGCTTGTATGGCACTTTTCCTTCTTGGCATTTACTCATTAACCAAAAGTAGAGTTTGACCCACGCTGCACATTCCTGGCTGAAAGAAGTGGCACTTCACTCTGTGCCGTATGTACCTGTGTGGATAACTGATAATAATCTGGTGACACTGGAGTGATTTGTAAATGTCGAACGACTtcaacagcttttattttttaatccgGGGCAGCTGTAATCAGTTGGCCGTGTTTCATTTGCTGAAAGTCCTAAATGCCCTCAGTTAGAGTTACTTAAGCATTCAGCATCAGTCTTTAGGAGAACTGATAAGATGCATTACGGCTGCGACTCTGCGCTCGTATTGACACTCCAAGGAGAAAGCCACTCAGGAGAGGTCACGCCGACACTTTTCTCCGTTTGAGTGACGTTAACttgaaatcaaacaaatgaaGTCATGGGAGCAGGTGATGGAAAATCTGACTTATGAGTTAATCAGGAACAATTTGTGGATTCCAAAAAGTAAtaaacaaatttacaaaagcAACATACTGATTGATTGTAATGGATTACTTCTTCCACGATGGTGATTATTACCATGGTCAATGATTGAAGAAAAGGTCAGGCCGCGAGGAATTCATCAGCAGGAGTTAAGGAGTTATCTTTCGCATGTGCTCATGGAAAAATGGAAACAGTTGAGAAACATGTTTGAGGTTTCATAAACTGGATGTTCTCTGAGTCGCTCAGGTTTCAGTGGGTTTATCTTTATGACACCCGGGTGTGCTCAAGTGTAA
This DNA window, taken from Larimichthys crocea isolate SSNF chromosome XXIV, L_crocea_2.0, whole genome shotgun sequence, encodes the following:
- the nenf gene encoding neudesin isoform X2, with product MAVKGVVFDVTKGKEFYGKDAPYNALVGKDSTRAVAKMSLDPADLTSDTTGLTEEQLKSLDSVFEGTYKSKYPIVGYTASRILNEDGSPNKDFRPEDQPHFRIKDEF
- the nenf gene encoding neudesin isoform X1; amino-acid sequence: MATTRTCVLLFVLSATLAEEDVKLKYKAPTKPVRLFTEEELRRYDGSQEGQPIYMAVKGVVFDVTKGKEFYGKDAPYNALVGKDSTRAVAKMSLDPADLTSDTTGLTEEQLKSLDSVFEGTYKSKYPIVGYTASRILNEDGSPNKDFRPEDQPHFRIKDEF